The sequence CAAGGTGCTTAATTTCATAACCAAACGCTTGCGCAAAACGTACATCATCAGCTGATACTTGACTAATCCCTTCCGTATAAACACGCGAAAAGGCCAACTCTATGCCAAAAGCAAGTGAGGCCAAAATAGTTAATTTATGCGCGGCATCAATGCCCTCAACATCATAAGTGGGGTCAGCCTCGGCATAGCCCAACTCCTGAGCCTTTGCAAGCACCTGTTCAAATACTGCGCCCGGCTTTTTCATTTCGGTCAGGATATAATTACCGGTTCCGTTTATAATGCCGGCTAACCAATCAATATCATTGGCAATCAGTCCCTCACGAAGCGCCTTGATTATTGGCACACCACCGGCAACTGCGGCTTCAAAATAAACCTGTACACCCTGCTGTTCAGCTAATGCAAACAATTCATTGCCATGCAAAGCCAACAGCGCTTTGTTAGCCGTAACAATATGCTTGCCATTTCGAATCGCTTGCTCGACTAAATCACGTGCAAGGGTTGTACCCCCCATTAATTCAACTACAACATCAATATTGGGGTCTTGAACCAACTCAAACGGGTCGTCGGTTAATGGGATATCACCTGTTGCCACTACACGAGGACGTGAGAGATCACGAACCGCTATTTTCTGGATGGTAAAAGTTTGGGCGATCTTGGCGCGACTGCCATGTGCTTGCGTCGCTAAAATCGACACTAACCCACTCGCAACCGTACCGAAGCCAATAATTCCTAATCGAATCGGTTGCACATTACACTCCTTGAATTAAACCATCTTTCTTAAACATATCGCGAATACCGCGAATCGCCTGACGTGTCCGCAGTTCATTTTCAATCAAACCGAAACGGACATGACCATCGCCATAATCACCAAATCCAATACCCGGTGCTACGGCAACCTTCGCTTCAATTAGGAGTTTTTTAGAAAACTCAATCGAACCCATGTCACGATAGGCTTCCGGGATAGGTGCCCAGACAAACATCGTGGCTTTGGGCGGCTCAACCGGCCAGCCTATAGCATTCAAGCCATTACAAAGCACGTCACGACGCACACGATACATTTCGCAAATTTCTTTAACACAATCTTGCGGCCCTTCAAGCGCGGCAATCGCGGCCACTTGGATCGGCGTAAAGGTGCCATAATCTAAATAAGACTTCATCCGCTTTAAAGCGTGACACAGGGTTGGATTGCCCACCATAAATCCGACACGCCAGCCGGGCATGTTGTAACTCTTCGACAAGGTGAAAAACTCTACGGCAATATCTTTCGCCCCTTCAACCTGCATAATGGAAGGTGCAACATAACCATCAAATGCAATGTCCGCATAAGCCAAGTCGTGAATAACCCAAATATTGTGTGCCTTGGCAATAGCAATCACGCGCTCAAAAAAATCCAATTCAACGGTTTGAGTAGTCGGATTACCTGGGAAGTTAAGGACCAACATCTTAGGCTTAGGCCAGGAGTCTTTGATGGCTTTTTCTAGCTCTTCAAAAAAGTCCACATCGGGCGACATAGCAACATGACGAATATCGGCGCCAGCAATCACAAATCCGTAAGGATGAATAGGGTAAGCTGGATTAGGTACCAATACGGTATCCCCCTGGTCAACCGTTGCCATGGCTAAATGCGCTAAGCCTTCTTTTGACCCTATGGTTACAACCGCCTCTTTATCCGCGTCAATATCGACATCAAAACGAGTCTTATACCAATTACAAATCGCTTTACGTAAGCGTGGAATGCCTTGTGATACCGAATAACGATGGGTACCTTCACGCTGCACCACCTCAACTAATTTATCCACGATATGCTTAGGGGTATCTTGAT comes from Thiomicrospira aerophila AL3 and encodes:
- a CDS encoding homoserine dehydrogenase → MQPIRLGIIGFGTVASGLVSILATQAHGSRAKIAQTFTIQKIAVRDLSRPRVVATGDIPLTDDPFELVQDPNIDVVVELMGGTTLARDLVEQAIRNGKHIVTANKALLALHGNELFALAEQQGVQVYFEAAVAGGVPIIKALREGLIANDIDWLAGIINGTGNYILTEMKKPGAVFEQVLAKAQELGYAEADPTYDVEGIDAAHKLTILASLAFGIELAFSRVYTEGISQVSADDVRFAQAFGYEIKHLGIAAKEPSGYSLRVHPALVTKTVLLADVNGVMNAVLVHGDQVGATMLYGPGAGGAATASAVMADLYDLGRLWQAGTSHFVPPLGRYTADLKATATILNIDEIHTGFYVRCLVEDHPGMLAAISQTLADFDISIEHLHQEPISHDDQANQALLAFTTNKVREATFNLALAKLEALDGMLGKINKIRMSDF
- the alaC gene encoding alanine transaminase, with the translated sequence MTSEFQRIKRLPPYVFNIVGELKAEARRRGEDIIDFGMGNPDQDTPKHIVDKLVEVVQREGTHRYSVSQGIPRLRKAICNWYKTRFDVDIDADKEAVVTIGSKEGLAHLAMATVDQGDTVLVPNPAYPIHPYGFVIAGADIRHVAMSPDVDFFEELEKAIKDSWPKPKMLVLNFPGNPTTQTVELDFFERVIAIAKAHNIWVIHDLAYADIAFDGYVAPSIMQVEGAKDIAVEFFTLSKSYNMPGWRVGFMVGNPTLCHALKRMKSYLDYGTFTPIQVAAIAALEGPQDCVKEICEMYRVRRDVLCNGLNAIGWPVEPPKATMFVWAPIPEAYRDMGSIEFSKKLLIEAKVAVAPGIGFGDYGDGHVRFGLIENELRTRQAIRGIRDMFKKDGLIQGV